A section of the Dictyoglomus sp. genome encodes:
- a CDS encoding DNA double-strand break repair nuclease NurA, translating to MPDFVSLFLEEVRKKKNKLLTILNWDNIKEEAFKRYFENHWHSFSEEEFNLPSFAVDASQRILSLAFGPYLIISQGLILGRDNYEEAKVNIEALPGSISQNQLEHISDIILQDIEIELALKVLEKEKPPYVLFIDGSLSARISHIIYLLSLDLGEYNELTFKVLEKTLRLVKLSKEKEIYLISISKISRDTFLSQIILESEGKIIKSKYYPTDTELISIIIPNKTGFSTPILLGGKRSLGKKQMEIIESKSSIKNLLENVSAFVNFYIRLIPNDSPLRVDFPCYLIKREDLFLSLDYQILPQTDLRGIISLIRNNCAGANIYQTHLYLVDRLVRIRREPDLERYRFILEKELGKILPLDRSQRRFF from the coding sequence ATGCCTGATTTTGTTTCCCTATTTTTAGAAGAAGTAAGAAAAAAGAAAAACAAATTATTAACTATACTTAATTGGGACAATATAAAAGAGGAGGCTTTTAAAAGATATTTTGAAAATCATTGGCACTCTTTTTCTGAAGAAGAATTTAATCTACCAAGCTTTGCTGTGGATGCTTCACAAAGAATTCTTTCTCTTGCTTTTGGCCCTTATCTTATTATCTCTCAAGGTTTGATTTTAGGAAGAGACAATTATGAAGAAGCAAAAGTAAATATAGAAGCTCTTCCAGGATCTATCTCTCAAAATCAATTAGAGCATATATCTGATATTATTCTTCAAGATATTGAAATAGAACTCGCATTAAAGGTTTTAGAAAAAGAAAAACCTCCTTATGTTCTTTTCATAGATGGCTCTCTTTCCGCAAGAATATCCCACATAATTTATCTGTTATCTTTAGACCTTGGGGAATATAATGAGCTTACCTTTAAAGTTCTTGAAAAGACTCTAAGACTAGTTAAATTATCAAAGGAGAAAGAAATTTATCTCATATCGATTTCAAAGATAAGTAGAGATACCTTTTTATCTCAAATAATTTTAGAGTCTGAGGGAAAAATTATAAAATCGAAATATTATCCTACAGATACAGAATTAATATCTATTATTATTCCTAATAAAACAGGCTTTTCAACACCTATTCTTTTAGGGGGAAAGAGGAGTCTTGGAAAAAAGCAAATGGAAATTATAGAAAGTAAATCTAGTATTAAAAATTTACTTGAAAATGTTTCAGCTTTCGTGAATTTTTATATAAGGCTCATTCCTAATGATTCTCCTTTGAGAGTTGATTTTCCTTGTTACCTTATAAAAAGAGAAGATTTATTTCTATCTTTAGATTATCAGATTTTACCCCAAACGGATCTTAGAGGTATAATATCATTAATAAGAAATAATTGTGCTGGAGCTAATATATATCAGACTCATCTTTATCTTGTAGATAGATTAGTAAGAATAAGACGAGAACCTGACTTAGAAAGATATAGATTTATTTTAGAAAAGGAATTAGGAAAAATATTACCTTTAGATAGAAGTCAGAGGAGGTTCTTTTAA
- a CDS encoding ATP-binding protein codes for MEEEKCVGYLVGESFCDRFQFVTTREKAPKRLEYVTIKGIATPEEEVEVLAQVESLRAFSEVLDEHQEYETTNKILGLNYVIPTQLIAEARVLGYLDKNNNIQFPRSVALPGSPVFLAPDSLLQRFFSHGKSNSIEIGTLLYRPNVKVTLDPNGLRRHLAIIAQTGAGKSYLTGLLIEKLVKLGATILVFDPNSDYVLLRRKRNLKEFSSISENVTIYRIPEIPTRFSEVEMGGIEKFSIKFNELEDEQILEILGIDEKMTNIRNSIEHALQELKSERRDFTPEDLYNKLSQYTGDIDEEKTLSFENYDIEIAKKHQKKTKLNEDLVNGARKALKYVRWIKDYPIWGFEDIKLEKILKPSHITVVDLAGLEKNLMDLIVSHLLNEIWMKAKSEGLRYPLFIVLEEAHNFVPNDKENRGKSARLINTIASEGRKFKVFLIVITQRPYKISSNTLSQCGSQIIMKLTNPNDQNAVKEASEALSESLFRDLPGLNIGEAVIVGNLTRVPVIVKIGDRETAEGGYDIDLEKEFEKARKDSLISEEPFIPLQEMESEI; via the coding sequence ATGGAAGAAGAAAAATGTGTTGGATATTTAGTTGGAGAAAGCTTCTGTGATAGATTTCAATTTGTAACTACACGAGAAAAAGCACCAAAAAGATTAGAATATGTAACAATAAAAGGAATAGCAACTCCTGAAGAAGAAGTAGAAGTTTTAGCCCAGGTAGAGTCTTTAAGAGCCTTCTCTGAGGTTCTGGATGAGCATCAAGAATATGAAACAACAAATAAAATTTTAGGGTTAAATTATGTTATTCCTACCCAACTTATTGCAGAAGCAAGGGTTTTAGGATATTTAGATAAAAATAATAATATACAGTTTCCAAGATCTGTAGCTCTTCCTGGTTCTCCTGTTTTTTTAGCTCCTGATTCTCTTCTACAAAGATTTTTTAGTCATGGTAAAAGCAATTCTATAGAAATAGGTACTCTTCTCTATCGACCTAATGTGAAGGTTACCTTAGATCCTAATGGATTAAGAAGACATCTTGCAATAATCGCTCAAACAGGAGCAGGAAAGTCTTATTTAACAGGACTTCTAATTGAAAAATTAGTAAAATTAGGCGCAACAATATTAGTTTTTGATCCAAACAGTGATTATGTACTTTTAAGAAGGAAAAGGAATTTAAAAGAATTTTCCTCTATTTCGGAAAATGTTACAATTTATAGAATTCCAGAAATACCCACCCGATTTTCAGAAGTAGAAATGGGAGGAATTGAAAAATTTTCCATAAAGTTTAATGAATTAGAAGATGAACAGATTCTTGAAATCTTAGGAATTGATGAAAAAATGACAAACATTAGAAATTCTATAGAGCATGCTCTTCAAGAGTTAAAAAGTGAAAGAAGAGATTTTACTCCAGAAGACTTGTATAATAAATTATCTCAATATACAGGAGATATAGATGAAGAAAAAACTCTTTCCTTTGAAAATTATGACATTGAGATAGCAAAAAAACACCAAAAAAAAACAAAACTCAATGAAGACTTAGTAAATGGTGCGAGAAAAGCCTTAAAATATGTCAGATGGATAAAGGATTATCCCATTTGGGGATTTGAAGATATAAAATTAGAGAAGATTTTGAAACCATCACATATTACTGTAGTAGATTTGGCAGGCTTAGAAAAAAATCTAATGGATTTAATTGTAAGCCATTTATTAAATGAAATCTGGATGAAAGCAAAATCTGAAGGATTAAGATATCCCTTATTTATTGTTTTAGAAGAAGCCCATAACTTTGTTCCTAATGATAAAGAAAATAGAGGAAAGAGTGCTAGATTGATAAATACAATAGCCTCAGAAGGAAGAAAATTTAAAGTTTTTCTTATAGTTATTACTCAGCGACCATATAAAATTAGCAGTAATACTCTCTCTCAATGTGGGAGTCAAATAATTATGAAACTTACAAATCCTAACGATCAAAATGCAGTAAAGGAAGCATCTGAAGCTTTATCCGAAAGCCTATTTAGAGACCTTCCAGGATTAAATATAGGAGAAGCAGTTATTGTAGGAAATCTTACAAGAGTTCCTGTAATTGTTAAAATTGGGGATAGAGAAACTGCAGAGGGAGGGTATGATATAGATTTAGAAAAAGAATTTGAAAAAGCAAGAAAAGATTCTTTAATATCCGAAGAACCTTTTATTCCCTTACAAGAAATGGAGAGCGAGATTTAA
- a CDS encoding DNA repair exonuclease, whose protein sequence is MIKIVATADNHLNRFYKKMFPEQLRKRREKLRKAFKEVVDFSIKEKVDLFVQVGDLFDMPDPRNTELAFIMEEFLNLKREGINIFAIAGTHDSITAPDEDSYPIKIFEKAGVLKAFTKTREVEWYIWEGNNKEKLLISGLSTDLRIRGRVNPLSNIKINFEDNDIFKIFLLHYSVEKFAHPKAQEPQVSEGTLYSLPFDLYIIGHLHEHRDFVFGRKMLIIPGATEKINFGEEKNETGFYFIRIEGKKIFPEYIKVNSQPMKSIEIRTGEIPNENPTESILERIEKESFKEQLLRCRIVGPLSLSLYQKISFNRINKMGNDWNFFFDLDTQNLYISTEELPYISFSENWSVGKVLEKFTEELCMKEERDKEIIKEALDWIKENLSRIL, encoded by the coding sequence ATGATAAAAATTGTTGCTACTGCAGATAATCATTTAAATAGATTTTATAAAAAAATGTTTCCTGAACAATTAAGAAAAAGAAGAGAGAAATTAAGAAAAGCCTTTAAAGAAGTTGTAGATTTCTCAATTAAAGAAAAGGTAGATCTTTTCGTACAAGTTGGAGATCTTTTTGACATGCCAGATCCTAGAAATACTGAACTTGCTTTTATAATGGAAGAATTCTTAAATCTAAAAAGAGAAGGAATAAATATATTTGCAATAGCAGGAACTCATGATTCTATAACTGCACCCGATGAAGATTCTTATCCTATTAAGATTTTTGAAAAAGCAGGAGTTTTGAAGGCTTTTACAAAAACAAGAGAGGTAGAATGGTATATTTGGGAAGGAAATAATAAAGAAAAATTATTAATTTCAGGATTATCTACTGACTTAAGAATAAGAGGTAGAGTAAATCCTCTCTCAAATATTAAAATAAACTTTGAAGACAATGATATATTTAAAATTTTTTTGCTTCATTATTCTGTAGAAAAGTTCGCTCATCCGAAAGCTCAGGAGCCTCAAGTTTCAGAGGGAACATTATACTCTTTACCTTTTGACCTTTATATTATTGGACATCTGCACGAACATAGAGATTTTGTCTTTGGCAGAAAGATGTTAATTATTCCCGGAGCTACAGAGAAAATAAATTTTGGAGAAGAGAAAAACGAAACAGGTTTCTATTTTATTAGAATAGAAGGCAAAAAAATCTTTCCAGAATATATAAAAGTTAACTCTCAACCTATGAAATCTATAGAAATAAGAACAGGAGAAATTCCAAACGAAAATCCCACAGAAAGTATATTAGAAAGAATAGAGAAAGAGTCTTTTAAAGAACAATTATTAAGATGTAGAATTGTGGGACCTCTTTCTTTAAGTTTATATCAAAAAATAAGCTTTAATAGGATAAATAAAATGGGAAATGACTGGAATTTCTTCTTTGATCTTGATACTCAGAATCTATATATTTCCACCGAGGAACTTCCTTATATTTCTTTTTCTGAAAATTGGAGTGTGGGAAAAGTATTGGAAAAATTTACAGAGGAATTGTGCATGAAAGAAGAAAGGGATAAAGAAATAATAAAAGAAGCCTTAGATTGGATAAAGGAGAATCTTAGTAGAATATTATGA
- a CDS encoding SMC family ATPase: MIRLKSLEIFNFKRYEHEKLDFPLQGRFLIKGKNEAGKSSIFEAIVFALFGKPVYIRSGKENLINFSQDKARVILNLDLDEKELYIERTLKRNSSQECFLKIYDKKNPEKVPIILRKVNDVDERIEKELGLDYITLLNTCFVEQKNIGRLENSDKATRQKIIISLFNLEFLTDLSKRVKEEKEILEEKLLSGEIIREACKAKKQYPFLSKELSKIKQEKTEIEAVEKAKKIKEEKGNIEKIEKEIEKISKIVEEYKEKIEILKKNLEELNKLEKIFDLNKILLEKIEIKKNIENKINEDSNKIKEIPRLLKEIENLKYHIKIKRRIEKLGKIRDKLEKLEEEIERFSKLSNNISEKEKEIKKIDSLIEELRDIEKALQVKKLEEDKENLRKIIENFEEINRYKKELEKINKTLEQYFIKITICSLSSLIFLISSFLLNILYLPIFFLFLIILIFLVLKRNKAKEQEIKLNIRKEDLEKELKNIKEEDIQKRFEEIKKEISKIVNSHLKAKELNELISLKAKRESELEKLKELEETLIKEKEEFDKNLTSLGFRSIQELIQFKNEKMKKWEEIFNRVSLLDSYTHENLEYLTREESRLEERVEILKSLTFEVEKNKKEVLKIEEEIKRIKEEIKNLSKEVLEEPTKEYKEKIEETIKKFKEEKIEDKFEYYRKILEQKTGERKAKIENLERLIKEFQINYPEKDWESLSQRDVDYNLKENLERREKEINEELAKLKFIMESYEKNTGKKIEELDPDKEEENLNKMEREKVKMSYAQQILEGTTKKILDTVSPRTLAYMQKILPILTMDRYHIVHLDSETFKLKVFDNISNRYYDKDILSGGTQDQFSLALRLAFAIANLPQDRGTNPGFIFLDEPLGSFDDERAHALIELLTHGEIAEHFDQIFVITHVLLKEEYFDYCIHVEEGRIIYKDL, translated from the coding sequence ATGATTAGATTAAAAAGTTTAGAAATTTTCAACTTTAAAAGATATGAACACGAAAAATTAGATTTTCCTCTTCAAGGAAGATTTTTAATAAAAGGAAAAAATGAGGCAGGAAAAAGTAGTATTTTTGAAGCTATAGTTTTTGCGCTTTTTGGAAAACCTGTTTATATAAGAAGTGGAAAAGAAAATCTTATTAATTTCTCCCAGGATAAGGCAAGAGTGATTCTAAACTTAGATTTAGATGAAAAAGAACTATACATAGAAAGAACTCTTAAGAGAAATTCTTCTCAAGAATGTTTTTTAAAAATCTACGACAAAAAAAATCCAGAGAAAGTACCCATAATTCTTAGAAAAGTTAATGACGTCGACGAAAGGATAGAAAAAGAATTAGGATTAGATTATATAACCCTTTTAAATACCTGCTTCGTAGAACAAAAGAATATTGGAAGATTAGAAAATAGTGACAAGGCGACGAGACAAAAAATTATTATCTCTTTGTTCAATTTAGAATTTTTAACTGATCTTTCAAAAAGAGTTAAAGAGGAAAAAGAAATCTTAGAAGAAAAATTATTGTCTGGAGAGATAATAAGAGAAGCCTGTAAGGCCAAAAAACAATACCCTTTCCTTAGTAAAGAACTTTCAAAGATTAAGCAAGAAAAGACTGAGATTGAGGCAGTAGAGAAAGCAAAGAAAATAAAAGAAGAAAAAGGGAATATAGAAAAGATAGAAAAGGAAATTGAAAAAATCTCTAAAATAGTAGAGGAATATAAAGAGAAAATAGAAATTCTCAAAAAAAACCTCGAAGAGCTAAATAAATTAGAGAAAATCTTTGACCTTAATAAAATATTATTAGAAAAAATAGAAATCAAAAAAAATATAGAAAACAAAATAAATGAAGATAGCAATAAAATAAAAGAAATTCCTAGGTTATTAAAAGAGATAGAAAATTTAAAGTATCATATAAAGATAAAAAGAAGAATAGAGAAATTAGGAAAAATAAGAGATAAATTAGAAAAATTAGAAGAAGAAATTGAGAGGTTTTCAAAACTCTCAAATAATATATCAGAGAAAGAAAAAGAAATCAAAAAGATTGATAGTCTTATTGAGGAATTAAGAGACATTGAAAAAGCTCTCCAAGTTAAAAAATTAGAGGAAGACAAAGAAAATCTCAGAAAAATTATCGAAAATTTCGAAGAAATTAATAGATACAAAAAAGAATTGGAAAAAATCAATAAAACTTTAGAACAATATTTTATTAAAATTACTATTTGCTCTTTATCTTCTCTAATATTTTTAATCTCGTCCTTTCTGCTTAACATATTATATTTGCCTATCTTCTTTCTTTTTCTAATAATCTTAATTTTCCTTGTTTTAAAAAGAAACAAAGCTAAAGAACAAGAAATAAAACTAAACATAAGAAAGGAAGATTTAGAAAAAGAATTAAAAAATATTAAAGAAGAGGATATACAAAAAAGATTCGAAGAGATAAAAAAAGAGATTAGTAAAATTGTTAATAGTCATTTAAAAGCAAAAGAATTAAACGAGTTAATATCTTTAAAAGCAAAAAGAGAAAGTGAATTAGAAAAACTAAAAGAATTAGAGGAAACTCTTATAAAAGAAAAGGAAGAATTTGACAAAAACTTAACAAGTTTAGGTTTTAGGAGTATTCAGGAATTAATTCAATTTAAGAATGAGAAAATGAAAAAATGGGAAGAAATTTTTAATAGAGTATCACTTCTAGATTCATATACCCATGAAAATTTAGAATATTTAACTAGGGAAGAAAGTAGGCTTGAAGAGAGAGTCGAAATTCTTAAAAGTCTTACTTTCGAAGTAGAAAAAAATAAGAAAGAAGTTCTAAAAATTGAAGAGGAAATAAAAAGAATAAAAGAGGAAATAAAAAACTTATCAAAGGAAGTTTTGGAAGAGCCAACCAAAGAGTATAAAGAAAAAATAGAAGAAACAATAAAAAAATTCAAAGAAGAAAAAATCGAAGACAAATTTGAATATTATAGAAAAATTCTTGAGCAGAAAACTGGAGAAAGAAAAGCCAAAATAGAAAATTTAGAAAGGTTAATCAAAGAATTTCAAATAAACTATCCTGAAAAGGATTGGGAGTCTCTTTCCCAAAGAGATGTAGACTATAACTTAAAAGAAAATTTAGAAAGAAGAGAAAAAGAAATTAATGAAGAACTGGCAAAATTGAAATTTATTATGGAGAGCTATGAAAAAAATACTGGAAAAAAGATTGAAGAACTAGATCCTGATAAAGAAGAAGAAAATCTCAATAAAATGGAAAGAGAAAAAGTAAAAATGAGCTATGCCCAGCAGATCTTAGAAGGAACTACGAAAAAAATATTAGACACTGTATCCCCAAGAACCTTAGCGTATATGCAAAAGATTCTTCCCATTCTTACCATGGATCGATATCACATAGTTCATCTTGATTCTGAAACTTTTAAATTAAAAGTCTTTGATAATATATCAAACAGATATTATGATAAGGATATATTAAGTGGAGGAACCCAAGACCAATTCTCCTTAGCCTTAAGATTAGCTTTTGCAATAGCAAACTTACCCCAAGATAGAGGGACAAACCCAGGGTTCATCTTTTTAGACGAACCCTTGGGCTCTTTCGATGATGAAAGAGCTCATGCTCTTATAGAGCTCCTCACCCATGGAGAAATTGCAGAACATTTTGACCAAATATTTGTAATAACTCATGTACTTCTCAAAGAAGAATATTTTGACTATTGTATACATGTTGAAGAAGGGAGAATAATTTACAAAGATCTTTAA
- the galU gene encoding UTP--glucose-1-phosphate uridylyltransferase GalU: MGIRKAVFPAAGLGTRFLPATKAQPKEMLPVVDKPIIQYGVEEAVNSGLEEIVIVTGRNKRAIEDHFDISFELEYFLQKKGELELLKQVRRISELATVYYIRQKEPLGLGHAILVTKEIVKDEPFAVVLSDDLIVSDVPCLKQMISIYERYKCSVIAVERVAEEEVKNYGIIAGKELENGLYQITDLIEKPSLEEAPSNLAIVGRYILTPEIFNMLEKVKPGRGGEIQLTDGLKLLLEREAIYAYEFKGKRYDTGNKLGFLIASVELALKREDIGKIFKEYLKNLNLEEFS; the protein is encoded by the coding sequence ATGGGAATTAGAAAGGCTGTTTTTCCAGCAGCAGGTCTTGGAACTCGATTTCTTCCTGCCACTAAAGCTCAACCTAAAGAAATGCTTCCTGTTGTGGATAAGCCTATAATTCAATATGGTGTAGAGGAAGCAGTAAATTCAGGATTAGAAGAAATCGTTATAGTTACTGGAAGAAATAAAAGAGCAATAGAAGATCATTTTGACATTTCTTTTGAACTTGAGTATTTTCTTCAAAAAAAAGGAGAGTTGGAGTTATTAAAACAAGTAAGGAGAATTTCGGAATTAGCAACGGTCTATTACATTCGTCAAAAAGAACCTCTAGGATTAGGTCATGCAATTTTAGTTACAAAAGAAATTGTCAAAGATGAACCTTTTGCGGTAGTTCTGAGTGATGATTTAATTGTTAGTGATGTCCCTTGTTTAAAGCAGATGATAAGTATCTATGAAAGATATAAGTGTTCCGTGATTGCAGTAGAGAGGGTTGCTGAGGAAGAGGTTAAAAATTATGGTATAATTGCAGGAAAGGAATTAGAAAATGGATTATATCAGATTACGGATCTCATAGAAAAACCATCTTTAGAAGAAGCTCCCTCTAATCTCGCTATTGTGGGGAGGTATATATTAACTCCAGAAATCTTTAATATGTTAGAAAAAGTAAAACCTGGTAGAGGAGGAGAAATTCAATTAACTGATGGTTTAAAACTTCTTTTGGAAAGAGAAGCAATATATGCTTATGAGTTTAAGGGAAAAAGATATGATACAGGAAATAAATTAGGATTTCTAATAGCATCGGTAGAATTGGCATTGAAAAGAGAGGATATAGGGAAAATATTTAAAGAATATCTTAAAAATCTAAATTTAGAAGAATTTAGTTAA
- a CDS encoding TrpB-like pyridoxal phosphate-dependent enzyme: MEVKRKILLDEEKIPKEWYNILADLPFPLPPVLHPATGKPVGPEDLAPIFPISLIQQEVSTERYIPIPDEVLKIYKMWRPTPLYRALSLEKYLDTPAHIYYKYEGVSPPGSHKPNTAVAQAYFNKIEGVKRLTTETGAGQWGSALAFACNLFGLECKVYMVKVSYFQKPYRRSLMETWGAKVVPSPSPDTESGRKILEKDPESLGSLGIAISEAVEDAVKREDTKYSLGSVLNHVLLHQTIIGEEALLQMEMAGEFPDVVIGCVGGGSNFAGISFPFLREKFKGKKIKILAVEPESCPSLTRGIYTYDFGDTAKTTPLLKMYTLGHNFIPPGIHAGGLRYHGMAPIVSALYHHGYISAVAYHQLDIFESAVIFARTEGIVPAPESAHAIKAVIDEAKDAKEKGEKRVILFNLSGHGFFDLSAYDQYFSGKLENFAYPREKVEEALKDLPKI; this comes from the coding sequence ATGGAAGTTAAAAGAAAAATTTTATTAGACGAAGAAAAAATTCCGAAGGAATGGTACAACATTTTAGCGGATCTTCCCTTTCCTTTACCACCAGTATTACATCCTGCCACAGGAAAGCCTGTAGGTCCTGAAGATTTAGCTCCCATATTTCCCATTTCCCTTATTCAGCAGGAGGTAAGTACTGAAAGGTATATTCCTATTCCCGATGAGGTTTTAAAAATTTATAAGATGTGGAGACCTACTCCTCTTTATAGAGCGCTAAGCCTAGAAAAGTATTTGGATACTCCTGCCCATATATACTATAAGTATGAAGGAGTAAGTCCTCCAGGAAGCCATAAACCAAATACTGCTGTAGCTCAAGCATATTTTAACAAAATAGAAGGAGTAAAAAGATTAACCACAGAAACAGGAGCAGGACAATGGGGATCTGCTCTAGCTTTTGCTTGTAATCTTTTTGGATTAGAATGTAAAGTCTATATGGTAAAGGTAAGCTATTTCCAAAAGCCTTATAGAAGATCTCTTATGGAAACTTGGGGAGCAAAGGTTGTTCCTAGCCCAAGTCCTGATACTGAATCAGGCAGAAAGATTTTAGAGAAAGATCCAGAGTCTTTGGGATCTCTAGGAATTGCTATAAGTGAAGCGGTAGAAGATGCAGTGAAAAGAGAGGACACAAAATACTCTTTAGGAAGCGTATTAAATCATGTTCTTTTACATCAAACAATAATTGGAGAAGAAGCTTTATTACAAATGGAAATGGCAGGGGAATTCCCTGATGTAGTAATTGGATGTGTAGGAGGAGGAAGTAATTTCGCTGGAATTTCTTTTCCATTTTTAAGAGAGAAATTTAAAGGTAAAAAAATAAAAATCCTTGCAGTAGAACCAGAATCATGTCCGAGCCTAACAAGAGGAATCTATACTTACGATTTTGGAGATACTGCAAAAACAACTCCTCTCCTCAAAATGTATACTTTAGGACATAATTTTATACCACCAGGAATTCATGCGGGTGGTTTAAGATATCATGGAATGGCTCCTATTGTAAGTGCTCTCTATCATCATGGATATATATCTGCTGTAGCCTATCATCAATTAGATATTTTTGAATCTGCAGTAATTTTTGCAAGAACTGAAGGAATAGTCCCTGCACCCGAGTCCGCTCATGCTATTAAAGCTGTAATTGACGAGGCAAAGGATGCCAAAGAAAAGGGAGAGAAAAGAGTAATATTATTTAACCTAAGTGGACATGGCTTCTTTGATCTTTCTGCCTATGATCAATACTTCTCAGGAAAATTGGAAAATTTTGCATATCCCAGAGAAAAGGTTGAAGAAGCATTAAAAGACTTACCCAAAATATAA